One genomic segment of Impatiens glandulifera chromosome 6, dImpGla2.1, whole genome shotgun sequence includes these proteins:
- the LOC124941393 gene encoding ADP-ribosylation factor-like isoform X1, with amino-acid sequence MRSVSIRKSNFFTKMGLSFTKLFSRLFAKKEMRILMVGLDAAGKTTILYKLKLGEIVTTIPTIGFNVETVEYKNISFTVWDVGGQDKIRPLWRHYFQNTQGLIFVVDSNDRDRVIEARDELHRMLNEDELRDAVLLVFANKQDLPNAMNAAEITDKLGLHSLRQRHWYIQSACATSGEGLYEGLDWLSNNIASK; translated from the exons ATGAGATCTGTTTCCATCCGAAAAAGCAATTTCTT CACAAAAATGGGGTTATCCTTCACCAAACTTTTCAGTCGGCTTTTTGCCAAGAAGGAGATGAGAATACTAATGGTGGGTCTCGATGCGGCTGGTAAGACCACCATTTTGTACAAGCTCAAGCTGGGAGAAATCGTGACAACCATTCCTACAATCG GATTCAATGTTGAGACAGTTGAATACAAAAACATTAGCTTTACAGTTTGGGATGTTGGTGGTCAAGACAAG ATCCGACCCTTATGGAGACATTACTTCCAAAATACTCAAGGACTTATTTTCGTTGTGGATAGTAATGACCGAGATCGTGTAATTGAAGCAAGGGATGAACTTCATAGGATGCTGAATGAG GACGAGCTGAGGGATGCTGTGCTGCTTGTATTTGCGAATAAGCAAGATCTTCCAAATGCCATGAATGCTGCTGAGATTACCGACAAACTTGGCCTTCACTCTCTTCGCCAACGTCATTG GTATATCCAGAGCGCTTGTGCTACATCGGGAGAAGGACTATACGAAGGGTTGGACTGGCTTTCGAATAACATTGCATCCAAG TAG
- the LOC124941392 gene encoding hydroxyproline O-galactosyltransferase HPGT1 gives MHSRPSSNRLTGPFFRSQISLLVFSMFAAMASLYVAGRLWFDSQNRVYMIKELDRRTGQGKSAISIDDTLKIIACREQLKKLTALQGDLSKAGQEGFVSKQLSENSGTQDKKRPLALIGVISSFGRQKNRDAIRKAWMHSGAALKNQDEKGIIVRFVIGRSVNKGDTNDSDIDNESRQTNDFMILNDHIENPQEEPKKMKLFFAQAVEHWDAEFFVKVNDDVYVNIDALGATLAAHLDKPRAYIGCMKSGEVFSEPTDKWFEPEWWKFGDKKT, from the exons ATGCATAGCCGGCCATCAAGTAACCGTCTCACTGGTCCTTTTTTCCGATCTCAAATTTCATTGCTCGTTTTCTCTATGTTTGCCGCCATGGCTTCTTTATACGTCGCTGGCAG GTTATGGTTTGATTCGCAGAACAGGGTTTATATGATTAAAGAACTCGATAGGCGAACTGGTCAG GGGAAATCTGCCATATCAATCGATGATACTCTAAAAATTATAGCATGCAG AGAACAACTGAAAAAGCTGACAGCACTTCAGGGGGATCTGAGTAAAGCAGGACAGGAAGGTTTTGTTTCTAAACAGTTATCAGAAAACAGTGGGACTCAAGACAAGAAAAGACCTCTCGCCCTTATAGGAGTTATTTCTAGTTTTGGTCGCCAGAAGAACAGAGATGCAATTCGCAAGGCTTGGATGCATTCTG GTGCAGCATTAAAGAATCAGGATGAAAAAGGAATCATTGTACGATTCGTTATAGGAAGGAG tGTAAATAAAGGCGACACTAATGACAGCGACATTGACAATGAGAGCAGGCAGACAAACGACTTCATGATCCtt AATGATCACATAGAGAATCCACAGGAGGAACCAAAGAAGATGAAACTGTTCTTTGCTCAAGCAGTGGAGCACTGGGATGCTGAGTTCTTTGTTAAGGTTAACGATGATGTTTATGTAAATATTG ATGCTCTAGGCGCTACACTTGCTGCACATTTGGATAAGCCTCGAGCTTACATAGGTTGTATGAAATCGGGCGAAGTTTTTTCTGAGCC GACCGACAAGTGGTTTGAACCAGAATGGTGGAAATTTGGGGACAAAAAAACGTAA
- the LOC124942779 gene encoding V-type proton ATPase subunit E-like, with protein sequence MNDADVTRQIHQMVRFIRQEAEEKSNEIHLSAEEEFNIEKLQLVESEKKKIRQEYERKEKQVEIRKKIEYSMQLNASRIKVLQAQDDVVNYMKDAAAKELLFVSQDHHTYRKLLKELIVQSLVRLKEPAVLLRCRKEDLHNLDHVLDSSIEEYAEKVDVDPSEIIVDNVHLPPAPSHVNVHALSCSGGVVLASRDGKIVFENTLDARLDVVFRRKLPEIRKWLFGEIVVA encoded by the exons ATGAACGACGCAGATGTCACCAGGCAGATCCATCAGATGGTCAGATTCATCCGCCAAGAAGCGGAAGAGAAATCCAACGAGATCCATCTTTCCGCCGAAGAG GAATTCAACATTGAGAAGTTACAATTGGTAGAAtctgagaagaagaagatcagaCAAGAGTATGAACGCAAAGAGAAACAAGTTGAAATCCGCAAGAAAAT AGAATACTCGATGCAGCTTAATGCTTCGAGAATTAAGGTTCTGCAGGCGCAGGATGATGTTGTTAACTATATGAAAGATGCAGCAGCAAAGGAACTTTTGTTCGTGAGCCAAGATCATCATACATATAGGAAGCTTCTGAAAGAACTTATTGTTCAG AGTTTAGTGAGGCTAAAGGAGCCTGCAGTGTTATTGCGATGTCGTAAGGAGGATTTGcataatttggatcatgttttGGACTCGTCGATAGAAGAATATGCAGAGAAAGTTGATGTGGATCCGAGTGAGATCATTGTTGACAATGTTCATCTTCCTCCTGCTCCTTCCCATGTTAATGTTCATGCTCTTTCTTG CTCGGGTGGTGTTGTGTTGGCTTCTCGAGATGGGAAAATTGTGTTTGAGAACACCCTTGATGCGAGATTGGATGTTGTATTTCGCAGGAAACTTCCTGAG ATTCGTAAGTGGCTATTTGGTGAAATTGTTGTTGCATGA
- the LOC124941393 gene encoding ADP-ribosylation factor-like isoform X2 gives MRSVSIRKSNFFTKMGLSFTKLFSRLFAKKEMRILMVGLDAAGKTTILYKLKLGEIVTTIPTIGFNVETVEYKNISFTVWDVGGQDKIRPLWRHYFQNTQGLIFVVDSNDRDRVIEARDELHRMLNEDELRDAVLLVFANKQDLPNAMNAAEITDKLGLHSLRQRHWYIQSACATSGEGLYEGLDWLSNNIASK, from the exons ATGAGATCTGTTTCCATCCGAAAAAGCAATTTCTT CACAAAAATGGGGTTATCCTTCACCAAACTTTTCAGTCGGCTTTTTGCCAAGAAGGAGATGAGAATACTAATGGTGGGTCTCGATGCGGCTGGTAAGACCACCATTTTGTACAAGCTCAAGCTGGGAGAAATCGTGACAACCATTCCTACAATCG GATTCAATGTTGAGACAGTTGAATACAAAAACATTAGCTTTACAGTTTGGGATGTTGGTGGTCAAGACAAG ATCCGACCCTTATGGAGACATTACTTCCAAAATACTCAAGGACTTATTTTCGTTGTGGATAGTAATGACCGAGATCGTGTAATTGAAGCAAGGGATGAACTTCATAGGATGCTGAATGAG GACGAGCTGAGGGATGCTGTGCTGCTTGTATTTGCGAATAAGCAAGATCTTCCAAATGCCATGAATGCTGCTGAGATTACCGACAAACTTGGCCTTCACTCTCTTCGCCAACGTCATTG GTATATCCAGAGCGCTTGTGCTACATCGGGAGAAGGACTATACGAAGGGTTGGACTGGCTTTCGAATAACATTGCATCCAAG TAA